The Papio anubis isolate 15944 chromosome 1, Panubis1.0, whole genome shotgun sequence genome window below encodes:
- the LOC116274614 gene encoding uncharacterized protein LOC116274614, with protein sequence MGSAGRHYRAARASAAAASSQQPARAPVVRADTPPYADGPAPLRLSVARAGTFRATDEARGRRSARLLPLPRICRAGSRRRCARSGAHHWCCSPQGWPGPGTARPRHAGARPPSSCSGRSGPAAPGTVCSGRSGPGAARARPRPPLPLPAPLPTYRAAGWGAGLAGVERPVHLPRGCRVLAGRGALWRARREVRPDQGGLASAPPGGRLQLLFESLSHVCGQCSYRDGGGGGGAGLGAIIWEDAVPCPAGAVVSPLKKPAPHCSPAAAAGSQGHLLGVGSEGTAAPAPGCGARGAPRRLLVEGWPAVGAREKPRPPGGLRIPGGRNLVCD encoded by the exons ATGGGCTCTGCAGGCCGCCATTATCGGGCAGCTCGCGCCTCCGCTGCCGCCGCCTCCAGTCAGCAGCCGGCGCGCGCCCCCGTGGTGCGCGCGGACACACCCCCTTACGCCGACGGCCCCGCCCCCCTCCGGCTTTCCGTAGCGCGAGCCGGGACGTTCCGCGCCACCGACGAAGCGCGCGGCCGGCGGTCCGCTCGCCTCCTCCCTCTCCCGAGGATTTGCAGAGCCGGGAGTCGTCGGAGGTGTGCGCGCTCCGGAGCGCACCACTGGTGCTGCTCCCCACAGGGGTGGCCGGGCCCTGGAACCGCGAGGCCACGCCACGCCGGGGCTCGGCCACCCTCCAGCTGCAGCGGGCGCTCAGGGCCCGCGGCCCCAGGGACGGTCTGCAGCGGCAGGTCCGGGCCTGGGGCTGCGCGCGCCCGGCCGCGGCCTCCCCTCCCCTTACCCGCCCCTCTTCCGACCTACCGAGCTGCGGGCTGGGGTGCGGGGCTCGCTGGGGTGGAACGCCCGGTGCATCTTCCGCGCGGGTGTCGGGTGCTTGCGGGGCGCGGTGCTCTTTGGCGGGCCCGCCGGGAGGTGCGGCCCGACCAAGGAGGCCTGGCGTCCGCCCCGCCGGGAGGGAGACTGCAGCTTTTGTTCGAGTCACTGAGCCATGTTTGCGGGCAGTGCAGTTACCgagacggcggcggcggcggcggcgcggggcTGGGTGCGATCATCTGGGAGGACGCCGTCCCCTGCCCCGCCGGCGCGGTGGTATCTCCCTTAAAGAAGCCAGCGCCTCATTGTTCCCCGGCCGCGGCCGCAGGGAGCCAGGGCCACCTCCTCGGCGTGGGGAGTGAAGGGACGGCGGCGCCTGCACCTGGCTGCGGTGCCCGTGGCGCCCCCCGGAGGCTCCTGGTGGAGGGTTGGCCTGCAGTCGGCGCGCGGGAGAAGCCTCG GCCTCCTGGAGGACTGAGAATTCCTGGGGGCAGGAACCTTGTCTGTGATTGA
- the PDIK1L gene encoding serine/threonine-protein kinase PDIK1L, translated as MVSSQPKYDLIREVGRGSYGVVYEAVIRKTSARVAVKKIRCHAPENVELALREFWALSSIKSQHPNVIHLEECILQKDGMVQKMSHGSNSSLYLQLVETSLKGEIAFDPRSAYYLWFVMDFCDGGDMNEYLLSRKPNRKTNTSFMLQLSSALAFLHKNQIIHRDLKPDNILISQTRLDTSDLEPTLKVADFGLSKVCSASGQNPEEPVSVNKCFLSTACGTDFYMAPEVWEGHYTAKADIFALGIIIWAMLERITFIDTETKKELLGSYVKQGTEIVPVGEALLENPKMELLIPVKKKSMNGRMKQLIKEMLAANPQDRPDAFELELRLVQIAFKDSSWET; from the exons ATGGTGAGTAGCCAGCCAAAGTACGATCTAATACGGGAGGTAGGCCGAGGTAGTTACGGTGTTGTGTATGAAGCAGTCATCAGAAAGACCTCTGCACGGGTGGCAGTGAAGAAAATTCGATGTCACGCACCTGAAAATGTTGAACTAGCCCTTCGTGAGTTCTGGGCACTAAGCAGTATCAAGAGCCAACATCCAAATGTGATTCACTTGGAGGAATGCATCCTACAAAAGGATGGGATGGTGCAAAAGATGTCCCACGGCTCTAATTCTTCCCTTTATTTACAG cTTGTAGAAACTTCATTAAAAGGAGAAATTGCCTTTGATCCCAGAAGCGCCTATTATTTGTGGTTTGTGATGGATTTTTGTGACGGAGGAGATATGAATGAGTATCTGTTGTCCAGGAAACCCAATCGTAAAACTAACACCAGCTTCATGCTTCAGCTGAGCAGTGCCCTGGCTTTCTTGCATAAAAACCAGATCATCCACCGAGATCTTAAGCCTGATAACATCCTGATTTCTCAAACCAGGTTGGATACCAGTGACTTGGAACCTACACTCAAGGTGGCTGATTTTGGTCTAAGTAAAGTTTGTTCAGCCTCTGGGCAGAACCCAGAAGAACCTGTCAGTGTAAACAAGTGTTTCCTTTCCACAGCATGTGGAACCGATTTTTACATGGCTCCTGAAGTTTGGGAAGGACATTACACAGCAAAAGCTGACATCTTTGCTCTGGGGATTATCATCTGGGCAATGCTGGAAAGGATCACATTCatagacacagagacaaagaaggaacTCTTGGGGAGTTACGTAAAACAAGGAACTGAGATTGTGCCTGTTGGGGAGGCACTTCTGGAAAATCCCAAAATGGAACTTCTCATTCCTGTGAAGAAAAAATCTATGAATGGGCGAATGAAACAACTGATTAAGGAAATGCTGGCTGCAAACCCTCAGGATCGCCCAGATGCTTTTGAACTAGAACTCAGATTAGTACAAATTGCATTTAAAGATAGCAGCTGGGAAACGTGA